One genomic region from Rosa rugosa chromosome 1, drRosRugo1.1, whole genome shotgun sequence encodes:
- the LOC133725020 gene encoding factor of DNA methylation 1-like yields MDAMDYSSDEESDISESEISDYKDKPYEQLRIGKLKVKGPNGTLRCPFCAGKKKQDYKYKDLLQHASGVAKGSANRSAVQKANHLALALYLEKELASEADQTQRPAPPKPVVKEEKPEDLYVWPWTGVVANILLSQPKDGKDLLDSGYWLKKFSKYRPAEVHTFFNEEEQAAGAVVVFSKDWNGFGNATDFEKMFISDSHGKEHWFARKQQPGSSIYGWCARSDDYDSQGPVGEFLRKRGQLRTVSDIVQEAAQSKSNVVANLANKIDMTNENLDELRYKYNENALSLSRMLEEKDRLHNAFVEESRRMQTMSRDNVRRILDEQEKLNYELEFKKKKLDSWRKELNKREALTERERQKLDEDKKKNDERNNSLQLASAEQKKADESVLRLVEQQKREKEDALNKILQLEKQLNAKQKVEMEIEELKGKLEVMKHLGDQDDDAVQKKMKDMKQELGEKIEELEDLESLNQTLIAKERQSNDELQEARKELIKGLTDMLAGRSHIGIKRMGELDQKPFLNTCKLRFPLEEAGVQALTLCSLWQENLKDPDWHPFKVIEKDGNHEEIINEEDEKLHNLKEEWGVEIYDCVVTALKELNEYNPSGRYVIPELWNIKEGRKATLKEVIASILKNIKTLKRKRT; encoded by the exons ATGGACGCAATGGACTATAGCTCTGATGAAGAATCAGATATCAGTGAATCTGAGATCAGTGACTACAAAGATAAACCATACGAGCAGTTACGAATTGGAAAGTTGAAAGTAAAGGGTCCTAATGGCACTCTCCGATGCCCCTTTTGTGctgggaagaagaaacaagattaTAAGTACAAGGATCTGCTTCAACATGCTTCCGGGGTGGCTAAAGGTTCTGCTAACAGAAGCGCAGTCCAAAAGGCCAACCACCTTGCCTTAGCCCTCTATTTGGAGAAGGAGTTAGCTAGTGAAGCAGATCAAACCCAGCGTCCGGCTCCTCCCAAACCTGTTGTTAAAGAGGAGAAGCCAGAAGATCTATATGTGTGGCCTTGGACTGGTGTTGTTGCAAATATATTGTTGAGCCAGCCAAAGGATGGGAAAGATTTGCTCGACTCTGGGTATTGGTTGAAAAAGTTCTCCAAGTATAGACCTGCAGAAGTGCATACATTCTTTAATGAAGAGGAACAAGCGGCAGGGGCTGTCGTAGTTTTTAGTAAAGATTGGAATGGCTTCGGGAATGCTACGGATTTTGAAAAGATGTTCATATCCGATAGTCACGGGAAAGAGCATTGGTTTGCACGAAAGCAACAGCCTGGTTCAAGTATTTATGGGTGGTGTGCGCGCTCTGATGATTATGATTCCCAAGGGCCAGTGGGGGAATTCCTTCGCAAGAGAGGACAGCTTCGAACGGTATCGGACATTGTCCAGGAAGCAGCCCAAAGCAAAAGTAATGTTGTGGCAAACCTAGCCAATAAAATTGATATGACAAATGAAAATCTGGATGAACTTCGATACAAATACAATGAGAATGCCCTGTCTTTAAGTAGGATGCTAGAAGAAAAAGACAGGCTACATAATGCCTTTGTTGAAG AATCAAGGAGAATGCAGACGATGTCACGAGATAATGTTCGGAGAATATTAGATGAGCAAGAGAAGTTGAATTACGAGTTGGAgtttaagaaaaagaaacttGATTCCTGGAGAAAAGAATTAAACAAACGTGAAGCACTAACTGAACGTGAGAGGCAAAAACTTGACGAGGATAAAAAGAAG AACGATGAGAGAAACAATTCGCTTCAATTGGCTTCTGCGGAGCAGAAAAAGGCGGATGAGAGTGTCTTGAGGCTGGTTGAACAACAAAAG AGGGAAAAAGAGGATGCCTTAAATAAAATACTTCAGTTAGAAAAGCAATTGAATGCCAAACAGAAGGTAGAAATGGAAATTGAAGAACTAAAAGGTAAATTAGAGGTGATGAAGCAtcttggggatcaagatgatgATGCTGTTCAAAAGAAGATGAAAGACATGAAACAAGAATTGGGGGAAAAAATTGAAGAGCTTGAGGATTTGGAATCTCTGAATCAAACTCTAATCGCCAAAGAGCGACAGAGCAATGATGAGTTACAAGAAGCTcgtaaagaattaataaaa GGTTTGACTGACATGTTGGCTGGTCGATCTCATATTGGGATTAAGAGAATGGGAGAGCTGGATCAAAAGCCCTTCCTCAACACGTGCAAGTTAAGATTTCCTCTCGAGGAAGCAGGGGTTCAGGCCTTAACTCTATGCTCCTTGTGGCAGGAAAATCTGAAAGATCCAGATTGGCATCCTTTCAAGGTGATAGAGAAAGATGGGAATCATGAG GAAATCATCAATGAGGAAGATGAGAAGCTACATAATCTGAAGGAAGAGTGGGGGGTTGAGATATATGATTGTGTTGTTACAGCTTTAAAAGAGCTTAATGAGTATAATCCAAGTGGGCGGTATGTTATTCCTGAGCTCTGGAACataaaagaaggaagaaaagccACATTGAAGGAGGTTATTGCCTCTATCTTGAAGAATATTAAGACACTCAAGCGAAAGAGAACATGA